The DNA segment AAACCGGAGCTCGAGTAATGGTGCCTTTGTTTATTGAAGCTGGTGACAAAATTAAAGTAAATACCGAAGATGGTTCTTACTTAGAAAGAGTAAAATAAAGCATTATAGAAAACATTTGCATATGACTTTCGCAAAACCTCAAACTCTTCAATCTATTTCAGAAATTATCGGTGCTAAGATGATTGGTAACGCTGATTTTCCTGTTTTAGGAACCAACGAGATTCATCGAGTTAAGGAGGGCGAAATTGTCTTTGTGAATCATCCAAAATATTACGATAAAGCACTGAACTCTGCAGCAACTGTCATTCTAATTGATAAAGAGGTTGCTTGTCCAGAGGGTAAAGTTTTGTTAGTTTCTAAAGATCCTTTTGGAGATTTTAATAAAATTAATAAACATTTTACAAAAATCACCAATTTTGGGGAAACACTACATGAATTGGAGGTTGGTGACAATACCCAAATTCATTCATCTGTTGTCATTGGTAATAACGTAACGATAGGGAGCAACTGTATTATTTTTCCTAATGTAGTCATTGGAGATCGAACAGTAATTGGTGATCATGTAATCATTCAGTCGAATACCGTTTTAGGAGGTGAGGCTTTTTATTACAGGAAATTAGACGGGAATTTTGACCGATTAGTTTCAATAGGGAATGTTATCATTGAAAATAACGTAGAAATTGGTAATAATTGTACGATTGATCGTGGAGTTACCGATTCAACGATTATTGGTGAAGGCTCAGTTTTAGACAATCAGATTCAAATTGGTCATGATACCATTATAGGTAAGAAGTGTCTGATTGCTTCCCAAACAGGAATAGCAGGTTGTTGCGTGATAGAAGATGAGGTTACTATTTGGGGACAAGTAGGAATGGCTTCGGGAGTTCGTGTTGAAAGTGGCACTGTTCTCCTGGCAAAATGCGGAGTCAATCGAGATCTAAAGAAAGGAACTTATTTCGGTTCCATTGCAGAGGAATTCAAGCAATATTTAAGAAAAGAAGTGAAACTTAAAAATTTGAAATAGCAGTTGTAGATGCTCTTTATTTCAAATTTTATTAAGTAATTTTGTAGATAGTAAAGATTTAAAAATAAATTTAAAAAATAAGCAATGTCAGTATTAGTAAACAAAGATTCAAAAGTAATCGTACAGGGTTTTACCGGAAATGAAGGAACTTTCCATGCCGGACAAATGATTGAATACGGAACCAATGTAGTTGGGGGAGTTACTCCAGGTAAAGGTGGTTCTGAGCATTTAGGAAAACCAGTATTTAATACGGTTGCTGATGCAGTAGAAAAAGCTGGTGCTAACGTAAGTATTATTTTCGTACCTCCTGCGTTTGCAGCAGATGCAATTATGGAAGCTGCTGAAGCTGGTATTAAGGTAATCGTTTGTATTACAGAAGGAATCCCAGTTGAAGATATGGTGAAAGTGAAAGCATATCTTGCTGACAAAGATAGCAGATTGATCGGACCTAACTGCCCGGGAATTATCACATCTGATGAAGCAAAAATTGGTATTATGCCAGGTTTTGTTTTCAAAAAAGGAAAAGTTGGAATTGTTTCTAAATCTGGAACTTTAACTTATGAAGCAGCTGACCAAGTAGTGAAAGCTGGATACGGAGTTTCTACCGCAATCGGAATTGGTGGTGATCC comes from the Chryseobacterium sp. SNU WT5 genome and includes:
- the sucD gene encoding succinate--CoA ligase subunit alpha, coding for MSVLVNKDSKVIVQGFTGNEGTFHAGQMIEYGTNVVGGVTPGKGGSEHLGKPVFNTVADAVEKAGANVSIIFVPPAFAADAIMEAAEAGIKVIVCITEGIPVEDMVKVKAYLADKDSRLIGPNCPGIITSDEAKIGIMPGFVFKKGKVGIVSKSGTLTYEAADQVVKAGYGVSTAIGIGGDPIIGTTTKEALELFINDPETEAVVMIGEIGGNLEAEAARWYKESGSKKPVVGFIAGQTAPKGRTMGHAGAIVGGDDDTAQAKMAIMRENGINVVDSPAEIGATVAKILG
- a CDS encoding LpxD N-terminal domain-containing protein, whose protein sequence is MTFAKPQTLQSISEIIGAKMIGNADFPVLGTNEIHRVKEGEIVFVNHPKYYDKALNSAATVILIDKEVACPEGKVLLVSKDPFGDFNKINKHFTKITNFGETLHELEVGDNTQIHSSVVIGNNVTIGSNCIIFPNVVIGDRTVIGDHVIIQSNTVLGGEAFYYRKLDGNFDRLVSIGNVIIENNVEIGNNCTIDRGVTDSTIIGEGSVLDNQIQIGHDTIIGKKCLIASQTGIAGCCVIEDEVTIWGQVGMASGVRVESGTVLLAKCGVNRDLKKGTYFGSIAEEFKQYLRKEVKLKNLK